The Panthera tigris isolate Pti1 chromosome F3, P.tigris_Pti1_mat1.1, whole genome shotgun sequence genome includes a window with the following:
- the LOC102956063 gene encoding quinone oxidoreductase-like protein 2 has translation MAAVAWGRCLPRVWFRRRAGPGCGRHYRAAFCAELKQPLAIEEVASRPVRPHEVRVDVHFCGVNFADILVCRGQYQEKPQLPFTPGMEFSGTVLETGTDVSTVKEGDQVIGVSGFNGMAEECIIDHKTLWQIPEGVPLREAATLPVSYVTAILALEHRACTQPGETVLVTAAAGATGLAVIDVATNVLQAKVIAAAGSDEKCRLAMRKGAQSIVNYSQGSLKEAVRKLVGSDGVNVVIDAVGGDVFLEALRSLAWEGRIVVVGFAGGTIASVPANLLLLKNVSAMGLYWGRYKEQNFPVFSRILSSALQYCQQGRIQPHIGAVFKLEEVNDAFLHVIQRKSMGKVLISLK, from the exons ATGGCGGCCGTGGCTTGGGGACGGTGCCTCCCTCGGGTGTGGTTTCGCAG GAGGGCCGGGCCTGGCTGCGGCCGCCACTACCGCGCCGCGTTCTGCGCCGAGCTGAAGCAGCCCCTGGCCATCGAGGAGGTCGCCTCCCGCCCCGTCCGGCCTCACGAG GTCAGAGTGGACGTCCATTTCTGTGGAGTTAATTTTGCTGATATTTTGGTCTGCCGTGGTCAGTATCAGGAAAAGCCTCAACTTCCCTTCACACCTG GAATGGAGTTTTCGGGGACAGTATTGGAGACAGGCACAGATGTCAGCACAGTGAAAGAG GGAGATCAAGTTATTGGCGTGAGTGGCTTTAATGGTATGGCTGAAGAATGCATCATTGATCACAAG ACACTGTGGCAGATTCCAGAAGGGGTCCCCCTCCGAGAAGCTGCTACCTTGCCTGTGTCTTATGTCACTGCTATTTTGGCCTTGGAGCATCGGGCCTGTACTCAGCCTGG AGAAACTGTTTTAGTGAcagcagcagctggagccacaggcCTTGCAGTGATAGATGTGGCAACAAATGTTCTTCAGGCTAAG GTAATAGCTGCAGCCGGAAGTGACGAGAAGTGCAGGCTGGCGATGCGGAAGGGTGCACAGTCCATCGTGAACTATAGTCAGGGCAGCCTGAAGGAGGCAGTGAGGAAGCTGGTGGGCAGTGATGGGGTGAACGTGGTCATCGACGCTGTGGGAGGAGATGTCTTCCTGGAGGCTCTCCGCAG cctGGCCTGGGAGGGCAGGATTGTGGTGGTGGGTTTTGCTGGAGGAACCATTGCTTCTGTGCCGGCTAACCTTCTGCTCCTGAAGAATGTCTCTGCTATGGGGCTGTACTGGGGCCGATACAAAGAGCAGAACTTTCCCGTCTTCTCCAGAATCCTGTCCTCTGCTCTTCAGTACTGCCAGCAAGGGCGCATCCAGCCACACATCGGAGCGGTTTTTAAGCTGGAGGAG